A genomic region of Larimichthys crocea isolate SSNF unplaced genomic scaffold, L_crocea_2.0 scaffold33, whole genome shotgun sequence contains the following coding sequences:
- the maptb gene encoding microtubule-associated protein tau, whose protein sequence is MMDGYSAPLGGSPVPEEQSMMGDLDSLSDAEEEVKKKRGDGERPVMKNEGEVEEERPMLKNEEEIEEERPMMMNEEEIEEERPMMKNEEEIEEERPIMKNEEEIEEERPMMKNEEEVEEERPMMKNEEEQRGDEETRCSSPVAPDEQEKEEVKEQLEGGAEDKKLEKKPETCCSSVTPPPSQQREEGEVRGDEREEEEKERMNEDVVKNEEQLEGGKEEKESSSITPPQEDREEKTNTLMQQTPSIPPSSVDQKVLDDQTNAPPSRTKAPPTSSSPTLAAPQKKQASQVRKSNAPHKAVKEPEETVKTSRTAGGARAAKMISAKSTESVDGVSSPGSRSPASRSSTPNRDIKKVAVVRTPPRSPGATRGRTPPLPSHPMPDLSNVRSKIRSTENLKHTPGGGKVQIVHKKLDLSNVTSKCGSKDNIHHKPGGGKLEIKSEKVDLKAVQSKVGSLENITHVPGGGKKKIESHKLSFKENAKARTDHGADIVVQPDSSPARLSNTSSPGSLNAAEAPPLNTLADEVSASLAKQGL, encoded by the exons ATGATGGATGGATACTCCGCCCCCCTTGGAGGTAGCCCCGTCCCTGAAGAGCAGAGCATGATGGGAG ACCTCGACTCTTTAAGCGAtgctgaggaggaggtgaagaagaagcgAGGAGATGGGGAGAGACCAGTGATGAAGAatgagggggaggtggaggaggagagaccaATGTTGAAGAATGAGGAGGAGATTGAGGAGGAGAGACCAATGATGATGAATGAGGAGGAGATTGAGGAGGAGAGACCAATGATGAAGAATGAGGAGGAGATTGAGGAGGAGAGACCAATCATGAAGAATGAGGAGGAGATTGAGGAGGAGAGACCAATGATGAAGaacgaggaggaggtggaggaggagagaccaATGATGAAGAACGAGGAAGAGcaaagaggagatgaagagactCGCTGCTCTTCCCCAGTAGCTCCCGATGaacaagagaaagaggaggtgaaggagcaGCTCGAAGGAGGAGCGGAAGACAAGAAGTTGGAGAAGAAACCTGAGACTTGCTGCTCCTCCgtcacacctcctccttcacagcagcgagaggagggggaggtcaGAGGAGACGAgcgggaagaggaggagaaagaaaggatgaaTGAGGATGTGGTGAAAAATGAGGAGCAGCTTGAAGGaggcaaagaagagaaagagagctcctccatcacacctcctcagGAGGATcgggaggagaaaacaaacacactgatgcaaCAAACACCTTCTATCCCTCCATCATCTGTGGACCAGAAGGTTCTAGATGATCAAACAAACGCTCCTCCCTCCAGAACCAAagctccacccacctcctcctctccaacactggCTGCTCCTCAAAAAAAACAGGCTTCCCAAGTGAGGAAATCAAACGCTCCTCACAAAG CTGTGAAGGAACCTGAAGAGACTGTGAAG acctCCAGGACAGCAGGAGGCGCCCGAGCAGCGAAGATGATCTCAGCCAAGAGTACAG agtCAGTCGATGGAGTCAGTAGTCCAGGAAGTCGTTCTCCTGCCAGTCGATCTTCAACCCCAAACAGAGACATCAAAAAG GTGGCGGTAGTCCGGACCCCCCCCAGGTCTCCAGGTGCTACTCGGGGACggacaccccccctcccctcccacccaATGCCAGACCTCAGCAATGTGAGGTCCAAGATCAGATCCACTGAgaacctcaaacacacaccaggaGGGGGCAAG GTTCAGATTGTTCATAAAAAGTTAGATCTCAGTAACGTGACATCAAAGTGCGGCTCCAAAGACAACATCCACCACAAACCAG GTGGAGGCAAACTGGAGATCAAATCAGAGAAGGTGGATTTAAAAGCTGTTCAGTCTAAAGTGGGTTCTCTGGAGAACATCACTCATGTGccaggaggagggaagaagaag ATTGAGAGTCACAAGCTGAGTTTCAAAGAAAATGCCAAAGCTCG